In Acomys russatus chromosome 13, mAcoRus1.1, whole genome shotgun sequence, the genomic stretch GGGCAGGCGTCGTCGCCGCGGTTGTGTAACGCTGCAGCCGGAGGGGAGGCGACCCGGACGCCTCTGCTCcggagggggcagaggagggagggaacgcCGGGCACTGTGCCCGGTATCTTTCTGTGCTTGACTAgccagggtgggtgggggcagtgaGGCACCCTGGAAGGCGGGAGGAGATGGGTGCTTGCCAGTCGGGTGCCAGGCCACCCGCAGGCTGCGCCCCGGAGCTGAGCTCCCGGGAGAGTGAGGGGCCTGCCAGGCTCACACGGTCCACAGTCAGGTGCGCGCGGCGTGCTCGGTGGCGGCCTCGGCTGCCCTAGCGCCTGGCCGCCTGCCCGCTTCCCATGGGGTGACATCCGCTCCGCCCTCGGTCCCTCCCCAAGGCCGGCAATTCCTGGACACTGAGGCTGAGCGcgggggatgaggggtggggggaggcggcTGGGAAGCCAGGACGGAAAGAAACCCCAGCCTCTGGGGAAGGCCAGGGGGGCCGACGACTCCCTCCGCTGCACACCGGTTCCTAGGAGCGGGTCAggcgggggaggaggaagaaggctgggcTGGAGCGACCGAAGGGATATTCCTCTCCTGGCTTGACTCAGACGCGGGCGGATCCGTCCTCCCCCGTTCCCTCCCAGGAGACGGGAACTTACTTCATTTCCCTGGGGCAGGTTCGCCCACgttaccccctcccccccaactctCCGGTTCCTTCCAGCTTCCGTGCCCCCCACCCAGCTGGGTAGGACTCAAGCTGCGCTGCCACCCCCTCTTTCGGGGAAAGGAGGCCGCAGCCGCAGACACCTGGGGCCCGagtttggggcggggggagcacTTCGCAGCCGCCAGAGCGTTGTCCAACACGTGAGACTCATGTGATGAAGCCCGGGGAGGGCGGGCAGGTCGCTCCTTCCCTCCCCGGCAGCGGCCAGACGTGCTTAGAGTCACAGGGTAGAACACGTAGCTTCTACCCACCCACTCGCTCCCATTTAACCCAGCCCGCAGCCTCTCCTTACTCCTCGGCTCGTCCCCTCCAGCAACCCCCCCCCTCCGCCCTGAGcaaccctcccttccctcccgcCTCCCCGCCCGCCCCACTTCTCATTCACTTGGCTCGCACAGCTCAGACAGCGCAGCTAGCACACACCGCCAGTCTGTGCGCAGAGCGGGAGCCAGAAGCCGCCGGGACACCCGGCCATGCACGCCCCCAACTGAAGCGACGCCTCAAAGCCACAGCTTCTAGCAGCCCAGCGCATTGCAAGGACGCTCAGGCCAGCTCCAAGGAACATAACTCTTGAGACCCTCGGATCCTCCCTTGTAGGAAAGTCCTCCCTCAGACGCTCGGCTAAGTGCAGACAGGAGCGCACGGTGGCCCCGGCTCGCCGCATCATGGAGCGGATCCCTAGCGCGCAACCACCTCCTACCTGCTTGCCCAAAGCGCCAGGACTGGAGCACGGAGACTTGTCAGGGTAAGTGTGCACTGTGATCCCTTCAATTCTCCGATTCTAGCCTTGTGCTCCGCGACACTGTTAACTTGGGGTACCCCTGGGAGCATGGGGAGAGGGAGGTCTTGCTTGCATGGATAGAGCGCCTGCAGCCAGCGCGCACTTGGGAGTCAAAGCTCTTTCTGGTTCTTCTCCCTGCAGGATGGATTTTGCCCACATGTACCAAGTGTACAAGTCCAGGCGGGGGATAAAACGGAGCGAGGACAGCAAGGTAGGTGCATCCCTGGGGACCCTGGTCCATAGCCCCTCCTGTGCACCGAGTTCCCAAGAAAAGTTTGCTTGTTGGGAGGTTGGCTGGGGGATTCAAGATGTGATGAACTCGTTGTCACAAGTGAGTGACTTGGGAAAGAAGGGCCAGAGAAGGTGCTTCTGGGGTGCGTCTCTGCGCCCtcgcaggatttttttttttcctcccctgctGCCGAGCCGGGAGAAAGAGTGGCTTCATGTTCCCTCCCCCAGGCACCCATCACTTCCATGTACTCCTTGCAGGAAACTTACAAATTGCCGCACCGGCTGATTGAGAAAAAGAGACGTGACCGGATTAACGAGTGCATTGCCCAGCTGAAGGATCTCCTACCCGAACACCTCAAACTTACAGTAAGTGAGAAGCTGGCTGCGCTCCAAACTAGCTCTTCTGCCCAGAGGgcggatgggggggggggggggggggtcagccgCCGCCTGCAGGCGTCACGAGGAACTGCAGGCTAGACGGGCGGATCAAAGCTCCTGGTAGTTCTGGGTTGGAGGGAACCTCTTTCCCTGACCCAAGACTTTCAGGCAGACACAGAACCATTTAGGGCCTTTTTAAGTTGGCTTCAACACTAGCACAGCTTCCTTTTGGTGATTTCTCACCGCCTTCTTAGTTTCACTGAAGAACAAACCAcgaaagtttattttttttttattttttgcccttttccttctccactttCCATCTGTAAGAGGATCTACTTTAATGtgggtctttatttttattttcgtCATATCCTTTAGTGGTAGCCAAAAGCTTTCAGGCTTTTCCTTCGGGGGGGAAAAAATAAttggaaaggaagacaaaagCCTGCATGACTGGAAGTTCTTAAAGGGTGTcagggaaaggggggaaaaacctACATTGGGAAAGCCTCTTGGTTGCCAGACACAGTAGACATCCTTCCCTGGGTTGACACCACAGCAGAGAAATGTTATCCCTGGAGTCCCCGGTGTTAAGGTCAGGGCAGCTGCTGGAGAAATACATCTGTCAGCTCACTTCTGAGACTGTAAGAGCGACTAAAACGCCTCCAAAGATAGAGGACACGtgttcggtttttgtttttgtttttttaagccttCGATCGTCAGTATGTACTTGTTAAACTGAAGACTTTAAATTCAGTAAGGCAGGAGAGGCTCTTCCAGTCTTTGTTGTTACTTATACCCAGTTCTCATCACAAACAATCCTCTCCTGGGACTTAaccgacttttttttttcccttcagactTTGGGTCACTTGGAGAAAGCAGTggttctggaacttactttgaAGCATGTGAAAGCACTGACAAACCTAATTGATCAGCAGCAGCAAAAAATCATTGCCCTACAGAGCGGTTTACAAGCCGGTGAGTGCTGGAATCTGATTAGCATCTCCAGAGAGAGCCCCAGGCTTGCTGTGGCTCAGACTCTTCTGTCTACATTCACTTTTGCACATCCATTGGAGGAGatgcttttttattctttcctaaaAGGTCATACTTTCCATTCGGAGTGCACGGCTGTGTGCCCCTGGAATGAGTAGATTTTAGGCCAGTGATGAAATAAATGTTCCTGTGACATTTTGGCCCAAGACTGTCTGGATTCTGAGAgacttccccattctcctttaAAATGCCAAGACACCTATAATTTGCATTGTGGGTGTTTTACAGCTGGTCTAGTGAGCCCTCACTCACGAGTGAGCAGAACACAGGTCTGCCCCcagtgttttcctgatttctttgcTTCCTTGTCTTTGGATGTGGGGTGCAGTCTTGGCAGGATgacagcaggatttttttttcctttcaggcaTTTCATTGGGATTTGCTGAATAGCCACTAGGTATCTTGGCGAATTGCACAATCTAACAAAACCACTGGTTTCATCATTCATTTCTCCCGAGTTTCAGAGAAAAAAGAGGCACcttctaaccttccttctctccggATCATACAGTACAGACCAGAGGGAATCCTAACACATGCCTTCTCGCATATAATTCTGTCCTGGCCATGGCCAATTCGAGaatcacaaaaaaaccaaaccagtgtGTCTgccagttttctttctaaaaatagaaaGTTGACCAGGACTGATCTGTAGGGGAGTCAGGGATACAGTATATGGGAGAGACTTACAAATAAAGAGCCTAGTTAAAGTTCACAGGGGAGAGATGCAACTGTTTAGTAGGTTAGTTTTTTGTGTGTACGGGTggtgttggattttttgtttgtttggttggttggttttgtttttggcttttctaaAATTCAGACCCAAAAATCTTCGAGCCTCACCCTCCCaggtggtgggattacaggtgtgagctacaaCTTtcatgggcatggtggtgcaagcctgtagtCCCatacttaagaggcagagacagaacatcttaaattcaaggccagcctgttttgcATAGGGAATTCCAAGCCATCTAAGACAAAATAAGGAGAACCCTGTCTTTCCAAAACGGAAGTGGGTTGAGAGGCACTATTTCTTTAGGTGGTATTGTTTCTATATTGATTTCACTGTAACAGTCTGGCCTTCTGCTTTCATGAGACCCTTGCCATCCTAATTGCCTGGGCATGGATGTGGTAGCTCAGACTCACAGTCCCAGCACTTTGAAAGTTAGATGAgctcaccatgagttcaaggcctgcctgggttgCAGAGTAAATTCAATGCCAATCTAGGCTAGAATGAGACTGCGAGactgcttcatttaaaaaaaaaaaaaaaaagtgtaaccGGCGACTGTTGAACTTATACATACACAAGaacgctcttttttttttttttttgcgcatCACAAGAAAAACTGTAGATACTACCTCAAATACAACAAGAGTAATTTGTTCTATTTCTCTGAGGTACCATACAGACATTAAAAATCCTGTTTGGGGACAGTGGAGTGTAAGTAACTTAGTGATAACCCATTGTAGTTTGTATCAAAGCCCAAggataaaaaacaaggaattctgtCTCTAAGTGGTAggaatgttgttttttttttttttttcttttttacacttTTCAACATAATTCTCTATGCATATTACTTTTGGAGTTGGAAATGCAAATTGactgatgatttaaaaaaaaaaaaaaaataacccacgAAACAAAAGCCCCTGATATACCTACTACCAGCCTTCTAAAATCCTTCTTTCTGGTCTTTTTCTCCAGGGGAGCTATCAGGAAGAAATATTGAGGCAGGACAGGAAATGTTCTGCTCAGGTTTCCAGACATGTGCCCGTGAGGTGCTCCAGTACCTGGCCAAGCATGAGAACACTCGGGACCTGAAGTCTTCCCAACTCGTCACTCATCTCCACCGTGTGGTCTCCGAGCTGCTGCAGGGTAATGCTTCCAGGAAACCCTTGGACTCAGCTCCCAAAACCATGGACTTCAAAGAGAAGCCTAGCTTCCTAGCCAAGGGAACGGAAGGCCCTGGGAAAAACTGTGTGCCAGTCATCCAGCGGACTTTTGCCTCCTCCTCGGGTGGGGAGCAGAGCGGAagtgacacagacacagacagtggCTACGGAGGCGAATTAGAGAAGGGCGACTTGCGCGCTGAGCAGCCATACTTCAAAAGCGATCACCACGGACGCAGGTTCGCCGCTGCCGTGGGAGACCGCGTCAGCACGATTAAGCAAGAATCTGAGGAGCCTCCCACCAAGAAGAGTCGAATGCAGCTCTCAGAGGAGGAAGGCCACTTTGCTGGCAGTGACCTGATGAGTTCCCCGTTCCTCGGGCCACACCCACATCAGCCTCCATTTTGCCTGCCCTTCTATCTTATACCACCATCAGCGACTGCCTACCTGCCTATGCTGGAGAAATGCTGGTACCCCACCTCTGTGCCAGTGTTATACCCAGGCCTCAACACCTCTGCAGCAGCCCTCTCCAGCTTCATGAACCCAGATAAGATCCCGACTCCCTTGCTCTTGCCCCAGAGACTCCCTTCGCCCTTGGCACATTCATCCCTCGACTCTTCGGCCTTGCTGCAGGCTCTGAAGCAGATCCCTCCTTTAAATTTAGAAACCAAAGACTAAACTCTTTAGGGGGATCACCTGCTgctttgctgtccttcctccctgaTTCCAAAAACCACGAAGGTGTCTGTGAGTGCAGAGAGAGATCTTCCACCATGCAGACCCACAGAGAAGATTCAgtgtgagtgcgtgcgtgtgtgcgtgcgtgcgtgtgtgtgtgtgtgtgtgtgtgtgtgtgtgtgtgtgtgtgtgtaggacattAAGTTCCTCCTGATGGCCTGGCATCAGATGATAGGACTGTAGCAGATCCTCTGGGCTTCTCCTTTACCCAGAGGAGTCTCCTGTGAGAGAAATCAGTTGGATATTCCTGTGCTTCAGACGCTTGATCTGTGAGTCACTCCGCAGTTTAGGAGGTGGGTCTGTCTGTGGCTTTGAGAAAAGGTACTTTCAAAAGAGGGCCTTCCAACGCACAGTGCACAGCCAGCTGTTAGGACCCCACCCATGTCCCTTTATTGTCGAGGTGACTCACACCAGGCTGACAGAGTGGACAGACTGAGCTTTCTGCTAAGGTGGCGAGGTAGCCAACACTGGCATGTCACGGTAGTGGTTTGGGCAACTTTCCACAggtctcctccccccaccccagcctcagaTGAATAAAGACAGTGCAGTTCCCTAACTCAGGCTTTTGTGGTGATAAGCTTACTAAGGAACCGAAAATGGCCCCCTTTGTACAAGCTGAGGCTACTGGGGACCCAAGCTGGACCTGAGCAGTCCTCAGGCCCGTGGCACCCCTTCCTAGGTCTCACTTCTATGGCATGCTGTCCAAGAAACCAAAGGACGGTCTCGGAGATGGCAGATGCCCCAAATGTCCCAAAGTGCACAAAGCTAAGCAATCAATTGCTACTATCCCTTATTGCACAGCCAGACTTGGATTTCAGTCTATCCTAAAGCTTTGAATCAAGCTTCTCAAAGGCCTAGCAGAGCTTTGGCACCCCAAGATCCTTTTGTAGGCTAATCCCTCTTGCCCGGCAGCATATGGAGTGTCCTTACTGCTAAAAAGGATTCTGTCTCCTTTAaggaagttttatttttgattcagAGTCCTTGTTTTCTTGACTTGCTCAGCCAGCCCTGCACCAGCTTTTCCAAAATGCACTATGCTTgtgttttaactttctttttatttgggcATAAAAGTCGTTGCCTTTATTTGTAAAgctgttataaatatatattatataaatatatgacaaaGGAAAATGTTTCAGATGTCTATTTGTATAATTacttgatctacacagtgagaaaaATGAATGTATTCCTGTTTTTGAAGAGAAGAATAATTCTTTTTCTCTAGGGAGAGGAGAGGTTACAGTGTTTATATTTTGGAACCTTCCTGAAGGTgtgaaattgtaaatatttttatctaagTAAATGTTAagtagttgttttaaaaatacttaataaaagaatctttttttcctgtggaaGAGAAATGGTCTCcttggttttaaaaataacttgagtGTCATGGTACTTCCTCAGTCCTCTGGCCTGAAGACAGCATCGAGCTTGTCATGTGCCTGGCATGAAGAACAAGCTGAATCCACATAGTAAATAGATActggattatttttgttttattatttgtttgtttgtttgttttgggacagggtcacATGTAGTAGCACATGCTGGGATCAGATTTGCTCTGTagcaaggctggtcttgaatggattctcctgtgtccacctaaatgctgggattacagccaggCTCTCTGGAGCAGTagaggctcccctccccctccacccccccccacgcCTGGTATCCTGCaatgctgaggatggaactccCACCTTACACATCTTaagcaagcagtctaccaaccCGACCACATCCTCTCCTCAGGCATCTATACTCACTCGATGCATGTGTTCAAAGTTAACCTCAACTGCCCTGCAGCTTGATGGGAAAATTCAAGAGTGTGAGCTCATGGACTGAAGTGTCCGAGGAGGCTTCTGGAGGGTTACACACATTGAGGAAAGATTTAACGGATTATTGATGGTAATTGAGGTTGGAGATAGCACTTCTTTCCTAAAACAGGCCAATAGTTTGAAATCAAGCAAGTTATAATGGATTGGCCAAAACCTTCAgcggtgttgttgttgttgttgttgttgttgttattattattattattattattattattattattattattattattattattattaaatgacTGGGCTGAGAATGTTGCTTCCTTCTCATCATCTTGGTTTGTCCTGAGGTTTCCTCGTGGACAGGATCCAAGATCCAGAGCATTAGAATCATTTAGAATTATCTAGCTGTCTGGAGTTCTCCCCTGTAGGGAAGCTAACCCCAAGGAATTACCAGCACCACCTGCATGTGATGCACTTCCAAATGTCACTTTCTCTGGCTCCTGGGGGGTCTGCAAAGGAGAGAGTTCAGTGTCCTCAGCGCTGGATGAAAGGGCATAGCTGCCCCCAAGCTACACAGTGCTGTGACCAGGCCTCTAGAGAGTGTCGTGGTATTCTGTCATGCCTGTTCCTGATTAGATACTTAAGGATTCTGAGTCTCACACTATCCTGTAGCACAGATGGCATGGTCCCTAAGTCCTACCTTGGGTAGCATCCCTCCTGTCTGCTAAGCCCACCAGGCAACTCTCTCCCAAGGAGAGAGTCAAGGAATAACTCTGGACAGCAAGAAGTGGTTTGAGCACCCTGAACTAAGAATAGATTTGAGGGTTCCACCGGCAGAGGACAACCCAGAGTGTTTCTTCTAGAGTCTGCCACGTGAAGCCCCCTAGAGGCACAGCTGCCTGTCTGTTTTCCTGCCTCTAGAGCGGTCTGAACTTTTCTAAGCCAGGTTTTAGGAGAAGATCCAAGGGTGTTCAGGAAGGTGTGTGAAGTGGCTCTTGTCCCAGCCTTCAGCCCAGTTGAGGACAAAGAAGGCCTCTgtttaaaaaggtgtgtgtgtgagccgtGAGGGGTGAAGCGTGGACTCTGGGGCCAAGGAGCGCAGAGGCCTGGGATCTGGTGGCCTTCAGACAGGGCGTGCTCGGCGGGGCTGCCGGGATGGTCTCACCCAGCGCTGACCTGCCTCGCCTGTTGACAAAACGTCACGTTTCCGACTAGAGCCTTTCATGTGCGGCCCGCGGCTAAAAGCGGCTGCCGGTTCCTGGAAGCAGACGTGCCTGGCACCGCGTCAGCAGAAACCCGATCCCCGGGGAAGCTTGGCAAGGCTTCGGGATCGCTGGGTCCCCAGAAATAGGGCCTGGCTGCGGGCAAGGCCGCGGCCCCCCTGGTGCGCGGTGGCATGGAATCCTAGGGCGGGGAGGGGAAGGAGTGTAGGGTGGGGTAGGAACTGGTTTTAGGCAGAGCTTTGGATCCCTGGCCTAATAAACAAGGATCGGCAAGCTCCCCAAGGTTCACCTCTCACTAACGCAGCCCCTAACAACTTAGAGACCATAATAACACATTTTGCAGATGAATACAAGCAGGCCCAGAAACATGAGTTCACTTGCCTTCAAAGTCGCCCAGCTTTGGAGTGGGCTGCTGGTTCTGTGGGCTTTGTGGAATTGTAATGGAGAGCCAAGAAGACGAACAACTTTCACAGAACCTACTCCTGAGCCgggtcccagcactccggaggcaggggcaggtagattgctgattgctatgagttcgaggccggtctggtctacaaagcgagtccaggacagtcaaggctacacagagaaaccctttctcgaaaagcGAAACACAAAACAGAACCTACTCCAGAATCGTTTCTGTAGCACCTAATATTCACCCGGCCTTTCTCAGAGCACTCCCCATACAAGACACAATGGTCACGGCACCTGCATGTAGTCGGTACAATTCACACTCCCATGAATCTGagaaggaaggcacaggcaggttaAGCTCTTGCTCAGAGTCACACAGTTCCAGTAGTAAACTGCAGATGAGATGAAACCTAAGTGTTTAGGCTGTGACGTCTATTGCTGAATTACAAAACTACATTGTCCTTCTTGTTATAGTAacggttttttctttttaatagtaaaAGCAGCACTAATTACAACCAatactttattttgattttttttttttttttttttttttttttactattaaggATTTTATGTGATCCTCTCTCTGTTTGGGGTCCCggggttgtttgagacagggtctcatgtagcccaggctggcctctagctcccTAACCTCTTTGTAGCCAAGACTCTGTTAGCTATCTCAGTACTAGAGTCACATCCCTGTGCTTGCTGAATTGTACTTCTTGTAGCAGCTATGAAGAGTGGACACTAATATGCCACCACCCtcacttttaaaacttaaaataagactctgctatgtagccctggctggcctcaaactcctaacatctctgagcgctgggattagtTAGAGGTATGTCTACTGTGTCCACCTCAAGCAATTAAGGCAACGTATAAAGTGCACTTATTTATGGGTGAAGGGTATTGCTATGGTGCAGGCATGGAGAGGTCACCGTACAATTGTAGGAATTGTAAGGCCTGGAGACTgagggtcatcaggcttggtggcaaatgtcttAAGCCACCGAGCCCACTTCTttaaaaaagccttttttttttttttcatttttactttatgtatatgaagaTTTTGCTtctgtgcatgtatatgtttcaCGTGCACGCCTAGTGCCttccaaagccagaagagggcatcagatcccatgggactggagttagagatgttgtgagccaccatttaggtgctgagaactgaattctggttctctcaaagagcagccagtactcttaaccactgggccatctctgtgGCCTGatgattttgtttggttggttttttaaattttgttttatgggtttcttttcttttttcttccttccttccttcctttctttctttctttattgtttttgttttttgtttggtttggtttggtttggtttggttggtttgatttggtttttcgagacagggtgtctctgtg encodes the following:
- the Bhlhe40 gene encoding class E basic helix-loop-helix protein 40 translates to MERIPSAQPPPTCLPKAPGLEHGDLSGMDFAHMYQVYKSRRGIKRSEDSKETYKLPHRLIEKKRRDRINECIAQLKDLLPEHLKLTTLGHLEKAVVLELTLKHVKALTNLIDQQQQKIIALQSGLQAGELSGRNIEAGQEMFCSGFQTCAREVLQYLAKHENTRDLKSSQLVTHLHRVVSELLQGNASRKPLDSAPKTMDFKEKPSFLAKGTEGPGKNCVPVIQRTFASSSGGEQSGSDTDTDSGYGGELEKGDLRAEQPYFKSDHHGRRFAAAVGDRVSTIKQESEEPPTKKSRMQLSEEEGHFAGSDLMSSPFLGPHPHQPPFCLPFYLIPPSATAYLPMLEKCWYPTSVPVLYPGLNTSAAALSSFMNPDKIPTPLLLPQRLPSPLAHSSLDSSALLQALKQIPPLNLETKD